The following are from one region of the Microbacterium paraoxydans genome:
- a CDS encoding FMN-binding negative transcriptional regulator → MRHTPRYLMTDPDEVKRLIRAHPWATFVSPASGGLVASHYPVLLEEDEDDIVLVSHFGRPDDELHELGRHEILVIIQGPHDYVSSSLYAPGDLVPTWNHVTAHLSGTPEILTAEENYAMLTRLTDHFEGGQPHGRSLVEDEAGTRRAAKGTVGLRLRVTRFDARAKLSQNKAPEVRERIAARFDAVHPALAAEMRRV, encoded by the coding sequence GTGCGTCACACCCCCCGTTACCTCATGACCGACCCCGACGAGGTGAAGCGCCTCATCCGCGCCCACCCGTGGGCGACGTTCGTCTCACCGGCCTCCGGCGGCCTCGTCGCCTCGCACTACCCGGTGCTGCTCGAGGAGGACGAGGACGACATCGTGCTCGTGAGCCACTTCGGGCGTCCGGACGACGAGCTCCACGAACTCGGTCGACACGAGATCCTGGTGATCATCCAGGGGCCGCACGACTACGTGTCCTCGAGCCTCTATGCGCCGGGGGACCTCGTGCCGACCTGGAACCATGTCACCGCGCACCTCTCCGGCACCCCCGAGATCCTCACCGCGGAGGAGAACTACGCCATGCTCACCCGGCTCACCGACCACTTCGAGGGTGGGCAGCCGCACGGGCGGAGCCTCGTGGAGGACGAGGCGGGCACCCGACGAGCCGCGAAGGGCACGGTGGGCCTGCGGCTCCGGGTCACCCGGTTCGATGCGCGTGCCAAGCTCAGCCAGAACAAGGCCCCTGAGGTGCGCGAGCGCATCGCCGCCCGGTTCGACGCCGTCCACCCCGCCCTGGCCGCCGAGATGCGTCGCGTCTGA
- a CDS encoding aminotransferase-like domain-containing protein, translating to MSQDSTARIVAGLRAWIATAAPGARLPSNRALTAEYAASPVTVQKAVQQLVRLGLVDARPGVGTFVRAARTVLPADYGWQSGALGAAAVRLDGLSSAQRPTSPDAIGLHSGYPAPDLLPERLVRQALVRASRTPSALTRSPAAGEPGLQEWFAAELAAAAPAGITVPTARDAVVISGSQSGLSSIFRAVVGVGRPLLIESPTYWGALLAAEQAGVVLVPVPSGPQGPDPDAVDRALAETGARAFYAQPTFANPTGAQWPAATGEAVLDAVRRHGAFLIEDDWAHDLGIDADPRPVAAFDHDGHVVYLRSLTKSVSPSLRVAAVIARGPARDRILADRAAESMYVSGLLQAAALDVVTQPAWRTHLRGFREQLRSRRDLLLSCLATQAPTALVEAVPVGGLNLWLRLPDGTDAAAVVRECAARGLVIAPGSEWFPAEPSGSYVRLNYASADPSRFPEAATILGAVLAGT from the coding sequence ATGAGTCAGGATAGCACCGCGCGGATCGTGGCTGGCCTGCGGGCGTGGATCGCCACGGCCGCTCCCGGGGCCCGCCTCCCCTCGAACCGCGCGCTGACGGCGGAGTACGCCGCGAGCCCCGTGACCGTGCAGAAGGCGGTGCAGCAGCTCGTCCGCCTCGGGCTCGTCGACGCGCGACCCGGCGTCGGTACCTTCGTCCGCGCGGCGCGCACGGTCCTGCCGGCGGACTACGGCTGGCAGTCCGGAGCCCTGGGGGCGGCCGCCGTGCGCCTGGACGGTCTCTCCTCGGCGCAGCGCCCGACCTCGCCGGACGCGATCGGGTTGCACTCCGGGTATCCGGCTCCGGATCTCCTCCCCGAGCGGCTCGTCCGGCAGGCCCTCGTTCGCGCCTCCCGGACGCCGTCCGCTCTCACCCGCTCGCCCGCGGCCGGCGAGCCGGGGCTGCAGGAGTGGTTCGCGGCGGAGCTGGCCGCGGCGGCCCCGGCGGGGATCACGGTGCCGACCGCCCGCGACGCCGTCGTCATCTCCGGGAGCCAGAGCGGACTGAGCTCGATCTTCCGGGCGGTCGTCGGCGTCGGCCGGCCGCTGCTCATCGAGTCGCCGACCTACTGGGGCGCCCTGCTCGCGGCGGAGCAGGCGGGGGTCGTGCTCGTTCCCGTCCCCTCCGGCCCGCAGGGCCCGGATCCGGACGCGGTCGACAGGGCGCTCGCCGAGACCGGAGCCCGGGCGTTCTACGCGCAGCCCACGTTCGCGAACCCCACCGGAGCGCAGTGGCCGGCGGCGACCGGTGAGGCCGTGCTCGACGCGGTCCGTCGCCACGGAGCCTTCCTCATCGAGGACGACTGGGCGCACGACCTCGGCATCGACGCCGACCCCCGCCCCGTGGCCGCCTTCGACCACGACGGCCATGTGGTGTACCTGCGCTCGCTGACGAAGAGCGTGTCGCCGTCCCTGCGGGTGGCGGCGGTGATCGCCCGCGGTCCGGCCAGGGATCGCATCCTCGCCGATCGCGCGGCGGAGTCGATGTACGTCAGCGGCCTCCTGCAGGCCGCCGCTCTCGACGTGGTGACGCAGCCCGCCTGGCGCACACACCTCCGCGGCTTCCGGGAGCAGCTGCGCTCGCGGCGCGACCTCCTGCTGTCGTGCCTGGCCACCCAGGCGCCGACCGCGCTGGTCGAGGCCGTGCCGGTCGGCGGACTGAACCTCTGGCTGCGGCTGCCCGACGGCACCGACGCCGCAGCCGTCGTCCGGGAGTGCGCGGCGCGCGGCCTCGTCATCGCGCCGGGGAGCGAGTGGTTCCCCGCGGAGCCCTCCGGCTCCTACGTGCGGCTCAACTACGCGAGCGCCGACCCGTCCCGCTTCCCCGAGGCCGCGACGATCCTCGGTGCGGTCCTCGCCGGAACCTGA
- the kdpA gene encoding potassium-transporting ATPase subunit KdpA, producing the protein MDATVLYGVLQITAVVVVLVLLYRPLGDYIAHVYTSGRDLRIERGLYRVIGVDPRSEQTWRAYARSVLLFSLVGLLLVYGLQRLQAFLPASLGLPAVPEGLAFNTAASFVANTNWQSYSPEQTMGYTVQLAGLTVQNFVSAAVGLTIAIALIRGLARRGSATIGNFWVDLTRGLGRLLLPLALIGAVALLAGGVIQNVNGFTDVATVSGGTQTIPGGPVASQEAIKLLGTNGGGFFNANSAHPFENPTGWTNLLEVLLILVIPFALPRTFGRLVGDHRQGYAIVAVMGTLFLASLAALSALELAGRGAAPELAGAAMEGKEQRFGILGSTLFGSASTLTSTGAVNSMHDSYTALGGMMPMLNMMLGEVAPGGVGSGLYGMLVLAIVAVFVGGLLVGRTPEWLGKRIGPREMTLASLYILVVPVLVLGGTALSFAIPGIREDVESTSILNPGVHGMSEVLYAFTSAANNNGSAFAGLTANTPWFNTALGAAMLLGRFLPIVLVLALAGSFAAQERVPATTGTLPTHRPQFVGLLLTVTVVVTALTYFPVLALGPLAEGL; encoded by the coding sequence ATGGACGCGACGGTCCTGTACGGCGTCCTCCAGATCACGGCCGTCGTGGTCGTGCTCGTGCTCCTCTACCGCCCCCTCGGCGACTACATCGCGCACGTCTACACCTCCGGACGCGACCTGCGCATCGAGCGCGGGCTCTACCGGGTGATCGGCGTCGACCCCCGCTCCGAGCAGACCTGGCGCGCCTACGCCCGCAGCGTGCTGCTGTTCTCGCTCGTCGGCCTCCTGCTCGTCTACGGGCTGCAGCGGCTCCAGGCCTTCCTCCCCGCGTCGCTCGGCCTGCCCGCCGTGCCGGAGGGACTCGCGTTCAACACCGCCGCGTCCTTCGTCGCGAACACCAACTGGCAGTCGTACTCGCCCGAGCAGACCATGGGCTACACGGTGCAGCTCGCGGGCCTCACGGTGCAGAACTTCGTCTCCGCCGCCGTCGGCCTCACCATCGCCATCGCCCTGATCCGCGGTCTCGCGCGCCGTGGCTCCGCGACGATCGGCAACTTCTGGGTCGACCTCACCCGTGGCCTGGGGCGGCTGCTGCTCCCGCTCGCCCTGATCGGCGCGGTGGCCCTGCTCGCGGGCGGCGTGATCCAGAACGTGAACGGCTTCACCGACGTCGCCACGGTCTCCGGCGGCACGCAGACGATCCCCGGCGGTCCGGTCGCGTCGCAGGAGGCCATCAAGCTGCTCGGCACCAACGGCGGCGGCTTCTTCAACGCCAACTCCGCCCACCCCTTCGAGAACCCGACCGGGTGGACCAACCTCCTCGAGGTGCTGCTGATCCTGGTGATCCCGTTCGCCCTCCCCCGCACGTTCGGCCGACTGGTCGGCGACCACCGCCAGGGGTACGCGATCGTCGCGGTCATGGGCACCCTGTTCCTCGCCTCGCTCGCCGCACTCTCGGCCCTGGAACTGGCGGGACGCGGGGCCGCGCCCGAACTCGCCGGGGCCGCGATGGAGGGCAAGGAGCAGCGCTTCGGCATCCTCGGCTCGACCCTCTTCGGCAGCGCGAGCACCCTCACCTCGACCGGGGCGGTGAACTCGATGCACGACTCGTACACCGCGCTCGGCGGCATGATGCCGATGCTGAACATGATGCTCGGCGAGGTCGCTCCGGGCGGCGTCGGCTCCGGTCTGTACGGGATGCTCGTGCTCGCGATCGTCGCGGTCTTCGTCGGCGGGCTGCTCGTCGGCCGCACCCCGGAGTGGCTCGGGAAGCGCATCGGACCGCGGGAGATGACCCTCGCGAGCCTCTACATCCTCGTGGTCCCGGTGCTCGTCCTCGGCGGCACGGCCCTGAGCTTCGCGATCCCTGGCATCCGGGAGGACGTGGAGTCCACGAGCATCCTCAACCCGGGCGTGCACGGCATGAGCGAGGTGCTCTATGCGTTCACCTCCGCCGCGAACAACAACGGCTCCGCGTTCGCCGGCCTCACCGCGAACACCCCGTGGTTCAACACCGCCCTGGGCGCCGCGATGCTGCTCGGGCGCTTCCTCCCGATCGTGCTCGTGCTGGCCCTCGCGGGATCGTTCGCCGCACAGGAGCGGGTGCCGGCCACGACCGGCACGCTCCCCACTCACCGGCCGCAGTTCGTCGGCCTGCTCCTCACCGTGACCGTCGTCGTGACGGCCCTCACCTACTTCCCCGTGCTCGCACTGGGACCGCTCGCCGAAGGACTCTGA
- a CDS encoding DMT family transporter: MKEHSSVIRPNGTLLSRAAGPGWGLLGVVAFSFTLPFTRIALGGGLSPLFIGSARAVVAAVLAALVLLATRQQPPSPVQWARLAIVALGVVAGFPLLTSFAMTTTPASHGAVVIGLLPAATAVAVVLRTRERPSASFWVFALLGSAAALVFATLQNGTPGALRPADLQLFGAVIAAAVGYAEGGLLARELGAWQTISWALVLAAPVMLAVAVAAGVAAPPIATPTAWLAFAYLAAVSMFLGFFAWYRGLAIGPMAQVSQIQLVQPVMGITWAAFLFHEDVGGATVLGGLAVVLCAGLAVRTRSSRPTPTPTRQEAPCVTPPVTS; this comes from the coding sequence ATGAAAGAACACAGTAGCGTTATCCGTCCGAACGGAACACTGCTATCCCGCGCCGCCGGTCCCGGTTGGGGGCTGCTGGGCGTCGTCGCCTTCTCGTTCACGCTCCCGTTCACGCGGATCGCCCTCGGCGGCGGACTCTCGCCGCTGTTCATCGGCTCCGCGCGCGCGGTCGTCGCCGCCGTGCTCGCCGCTCTCGTCCTCCTCGCCACCCGTCAGCAGCCGCCGAGCCCGGTCCAGTGGGCACGACTCGCGATCGTCGCCCTCGGCGTGGTCGCGGGCTTCCCGCTGTTGACCTCGTTCGCGATGACCACGACGCCGGCGAGCCACGGGGCGGTCGTGATCGGCCTCCTCCCCGCCGCGACCGCCGTGGCCGTCGTGCTGCGCACCCGCGAGCGCCCGTCCGCCTCGTTCTGGGTCTTCGCGCTCCTCGGGTCCGCGGCGGCCCTCGTCTTCGCGACCCTGCAGAACGGCACCCCCGGCGCCCTTCGCCCCGCCGACCTCCAGCTGTTCGGCGCCGTCATCGCGGCGGCGGTCGGCTACGCGGAGGGCGGCCTGCTCGCCCGCGAGCTCGGCGCCTGGCAGACGATCTCGTGGGCGCTTGTGCTCGCCGCCCCCGTGATGCTCGCGGTGGCCGTGGCCGCCGGGGTCGCCGCCCCGCCCATCGCCACCCCGACCGCGTGGCTCGCGTTCGCCTACCTGGCCGCGGTCAGCATGTTCCTCGGATTCTTCGCCTGGTACCGCGGCCTCGCCATCGGCCCGATGGCGCAGGTGAGTCAGATCCAGCTCGTCCAGCCCGTCATGGGCATCACCTGGGCCGCCTTCCTCTTCCATGAGGACGTCGGTGGGGCCACGGTGCTCGGCGGGCTCGCCGTCGTCCTGTGCGCCGGACTCGCCGTCCGCACCCGCAGCTCTCGTCCCACCCCCACCCCCACCCGACAGGAGGCGCCGTGCGTCACACCCCCCGTTACCTCATGA
- a CDS encoding SLC13 family permease has protein sequence MRIGTGTGIVAGLVVAALGCVLTGFLPRTDAGALGERIAPVLGFVVAITIVAELARDAAVFDIVSQRLARWGRGRVVVLWALVVVLAVVSTVFLSLDTTAVIVTPVVVVLAQSIGVSPLPFALATVWLANTASLALPVSNLTNLLAAPAMGEGPGAFIALSWAPTLVGILVPVAILTVLQRRTVFGTYEMPEPRRPADPTLFWSATGVLVVLMPLLALTHDVWIPATVAALALIALFAVRRRHALRLSLVPWQALALAASLFVLVESAHAQGLLDFLTSPTARGDSLGDLFRLAALGAVSANAINNLPAYLVLEPAAGDPVALMALLIGVNLGPLITPWASLATLLWHHRVTALGVEIRWGRFALWGAVAAVPTVVLATLVL, from the coding sequence ATGCGGATCGGGACGGGGACGGGGATCGTCGCCGGGCTCGTGGTGGCCGCGCTCGGGTGCGTGCTCACGGGGTTCCTGCCGCGCACGGACGCCGGTGCGCTCGGGGAACGGATCGCGCCCGTGCTGGGGTTCGTCGTCGCGATCACGATCGTCGCCGAGCTCGCCCGTGACGCGGCGGTGTTCGACATCGTCTCGCAGCGCCTCGCGCGCTGGGGTCGCGGCCGCGTGGTGGTGCTGTGGGCGCTGGTGGTCGTGCTCGCCGTGGTGAGCACCGTGTTCCTCTCGCTCGACACGACCGCCGTGATCGTCACACCGGTCGTCGTCGTGCTGGCGCAGAGCATCGGCGTCTCCCCGCTGCCGTTCGCCCTGGCCACCGTCTGGCTCGCCAACACCGCGTCCCTCGCGCTCCCGGTCTCGAACCTCACGAACCTGCTCGCCGCGCCCGCGATGGGGGAAGGCCCCGGGGCGTTCATCGCGCTGAGCTGGGCGCCCACGCTCGTGGGGATCCTGGTGCCGGTCGCGATCCTCACCGTCCTGCAGCGGCGCACGGTCTTCGGCACGTATGAGATGCCCGAGCCCCGACGCCCCGCCGACCCGACGCTGTTCTGGAGCGCCACCGGCGTCCTCGTCGTGCTGATGCCGCTGCTCGCGCTCACCCACGACGTGTGGATCCCCGCTACGGTCGCGGCTCTCGCGTTGATCGCGCTGTTCGCCGTCCGTCGTCGCCACGCCCTGCGATTGTCCCTCGTCCCGTGGCAGGCGCTCGCGCTCGCCGCGTCGCTGTTCGTCCTGGTCGAGTCCGCGCACGCGCAGGGGCTGCTCGACTTCCTGACCTCACCGACCGCGAGGGGCGACTCTCTCGGCGACCTGTTCCGGCTCGCGGCGCTGGGAGCCGTGAGCGCGAACGCGATCAACAACCTCCCGGCCTACCTCGTGCTCGAACCCGCGGCAGGGGACCCGGTCGCCTTGATGGCCCTGCTGATCGGTGTGAACCTCGGTCCGCTCATCACGCCGTGGGCCTCGCTGGCGACGCTCCTCTGGCACCATCGCGTGACGGCGCTCGGGGTCGAGATCCGCTGGGGCCGCTTCGCGCTCTGGGGGGCCGTCGCCGCGGTGCCCACCGTCGTCCTGGCCACGCTCGTCCTCTGA
- a CDS encoding potassium-transporting ATPase subunit F, with translation MIVFEILAAVLAVAAVVYLVVALVAPERF, from the coding sequence ATGATCGTCTTCGAGATCCTCGCCGCGGTCCTCGCCGTCGCCGCGGTCGTCTACCTGGTCGTGGCGCTCGTCGCCCCGGAGCGCTTCTGA
- the kdpB gene encoding potassium-transporting ATPase subunit KdpB: MTLLTTPPEQQDAPAVAARPPRSFGGAQLAQALPGALRKLNPATLVRNPVMLLVWVGAAFTTVLAIAEPFLGGPAPSGGTPVPAAFTWGIAIWLWLTVFFANVAESVAEGRGKAQAASLRNTRTQTMARRVVGPSTSSGTQGLGSGTRGLGSATRGLGSGTQGLGSGTQGGAEWVAELAEAPTETVSSAELQRDDLVIVTAGELIPGDGDIVAGIATVDESAITGESAPVVRESGGDRSAVTGGTRVLSDRIVVRITSKPGETFVDRMIALVEGASRQRTPNEIALNILLASLSIVFVVVVLALNPIASYAASPVSIPVLIALLVCLIPTTIGALLSAIGIAGMDRLVQRNVLAMSGRAVEAAGDVTTLLLDKTGTITHGNRRAHAVLPLTGVDAAELLRTAALSSLADPTPEGASIVELAAARGIRVQAPADAVVVPFTAQTRMSGLDLADGTQIRKGAASAVAAWLGQTPDDELTTLTDDVASGGGTPLVVAVQGPSTSSGTQSGSGPSTGSGTQPDSGPSTSSGTHRILGVVHLKDIVKDGLRERFDELRGMGIRTVMITGDNPLTAKAIAAEAGVDDYLAEATPEDKLDLIRREQEGGRLVAMTGDGTNDAPALAQADVGVAMNTGTSAAKEAGNMVDLDSDPTKLIDIVRIGKQLLITRGALTTFSLANDIAKYFAIIPAMFMGVFPGLAALNIMQLHSPASAVTSAIIFNAIVIVFLIPLALRGVTYRPASASQILQRNLLVYGLGGVIAPFVGIKLIDLLVSLLPGF; this comes from the coding sequence ATGACCCTCCTGACCACCCCTCCCGAACAGCAGGACGCCCCCGCCGTCGCGGCCCGCCCGCCGCGCTCCTTCGGCGGCGCCCAGCTCGCTCAGGCGCTCCCCGGCGCGCTCCGGAAGCTCAACCCCGCGACGCTCGTGCGCAACCCCGTGATGCTCCTCGTGTGGGTCGGCGCCGCGTTCACGACCGTCCTCGCGATCGCGGAGCCCTTCCTCGGCGGGCCCGCCCCCTCCGGCGGCACCCCCGTCCCGGCCGCGTTCACCTGGGGCATCGCGATCTGGCTCTGGCTGACCGTGTTCTTCGCGAACGTCGCGGAGTCGGTCGCCGAGGGGCGGGGCAAGGCCCAGGCCGCGAGCCTGCGGAACACCCGCACCCAGACGATGGCGCGGCGGGTGGTGGGCCCTTCGACAAGCTCAGGGACCCAAGGCCTCGGCTCGGGGACCCGGGGCCTCGGCTCAGCGACCCGGGGCCTCGGCTCAGGGACCCAAGGCCTCGGCTCGGGGACCCAGGGGGGCGCGGAGTGGGTCGCTGAGCTTGCCGAAGCGCCGACGGAGACGGTGTCGTCGGCGGAGCTGCAGCGCGACGACCTCGTGATCGTCACCGCGGGCGAGCTCATCCCGGGCGACGGCGACATCGTCGCGGGCATCGCGACGGTCGACGAGTCAGCCATCACCGGTGAGAGCGCCCCCGTCGTCCGCGAGTCCGGCGGCGACCGCAGTGCCGTCACCGGCGGCACCCGGGTGCTGTCGGACCGGATCGTCGTGCGCATCACGTCGAAGCCCGGCGAGACGTTCGTCGACCGCATGATCGCCCTCGTCGAAGGGGCGAGCCGACAGCGCACCCCGAACGAGATCGCCCTGAACATCCTCCTCGCGAGCCTGTCGATCGTGTTCGTCGTCGTGGTCCTCGCGCTGAACCCGATCGCCTCGTACGCGGCGTCGCCGGTGAGCATCCCCGTCCTCATCGCCCTGCTCGTCTGCCTCATCCCGACCACGATCGGCGCGCTCCTCTCCGCCATCGGCATCGCGGGCATGGACCGGCTCGTGCAGCGGAACGTGCTGGCGATGTCGGGGCGGGCGGTGGAGGCCGCGGGCGACGTGACCACGCTGCTCCTCGACAAGACCGGCACCATCACCCACGGCAACCGCCGCGCCCACGCCGTGCTGCCGCTCACCGGGGTGGACGCCGCGGAGCTGCTGCGCACGGCTGCCCTCTCCTCCCTCGCCGATCCGACGCCGGAGGGCGCATCGATCGTCGAGCTCGCCGCCGCCCGCGGGATCCGGGTCCAGGCCCCGGCGGACGCCGTCGTCGTCCCGTTCACGGCGCAGACGCGCATGAGCGGTCTCGACCTCGCCGACGGCACGCAGATCCGCAAGGGCGCGGCCTCGGCCGTGGCGGCCTGGCTGGGGCAGACCCCCGATGACGAGCTCACGACCCTCACCGACGACGTCGCCTCGGGCGGCGGCACGCCCCTCGTCGTGGCGGTGCAGGGCCCTTCGACAAGCTCAGGGACCCAGTCCGGCTCAGGCCCTTCGACAGGCTCAGGGACCCAGCCGGACTCAGGCCCTTCGACAAGCTCAGGGACCCATCGGATCCTCGGGGTCGTGCACCTCAAGGACATCGTCAAGGACGGCCTCCGAGAGCGGTTCGACGAACTGCGCGGCATGGGCATCCGCACGGTCATGATCACCGGAGACAACCCGCTCACCGCGAAGGCCATCGCGGCCGAGGCCGGCGTCGACGACTACCTCGCCGAGGCCACCCCTGAGGACAAGCTCGACCTCATCCGCCGCGAGCAGGAGGGCGGGCGCCTCGTCGCGATGACCGGGGACGGCACGAACGACGCCCCGGCACTCGCCCAGGCCGACGTCGGCGTCGCGATGAACACGGGCACCTCGGCGGCCAAGGAGGCGGGCAACATGGTCGACCTCGATTCCGACCCGACCAAGCTCATCGACATCGTCCGCATCGGCAAGCAGCTGCTCATCACCCGCGGCGCGCTGACGACGTTCTCGCTCGCGAACGACATCGCGAAGTACTTCGCGATCATCCCGGCGATGTTCATGGGCGTGTTCCCCGGACTCGCGGCGCTGAACATCATGCAGCTGCACTCGCCGGCCTCGGCGGTCACGAGCGCGATCATCTTCAACGCCATCGTGATCGTGTTCCTCATCCCGCTCGCGCTCCGTGGCGTGACCTACCGGCCGGCGAGCGCCTCCCAGATCCTGCAGCGCAACCTGCTCGTCTACGGCCTCGGCGGGGTCATCGCCCCGTTCGTGGGCATCAAGCTCATCGACCTCCTCGTCAGCCTCCTCCCCGGCTTCTGA
- a CDS encoding APC family permease codes for MALPIFASDALSSVAYAPQELLMILLIGGLTFLSFTPLVAAAVVVLLLVVVLSYRQLIKAYPSGGGDYEVASKNLGEVPGVIVAAALLVDYVLTVAVSVASGVDNIISAVPALDPLRVELAVGFVVLIIIVNLRGVREASLVFAIPTYVFIGSVGVMIVTGLVRTALGDAPIASSAEFAVQAESLSQAAVLLLILRAFSSGCSALTGVEAVSNGVPAFRAPKVRNAQSTLVLMGTIAICLFSGLTALALIAGVHYAENPCDLIGFDCTNPQPSLMAQIAAATFGGGSIPFFIVQAATACVLLLAANTAFNGFPLLGAVLARDGYAPKSLNTRGDRLVFSNGMILLGIAAIAVLVVFQARLTTLIQLYIIGVFVSFSLGQIGMVRHWRRLLRTPAPPNGDGAADRRSARVGLLINSAGATLTVLVLVIVTITKFTHGAYLVFFAIPVLAFLMIGVKRYYRDVEHEIAIDDTTRFGASGDVAIVLVNHLQKPVMKAIDYAIAAKHDKTLAVHVAVSQDDAARLQQEWTDHLVPVPLVIVESPYRSFAQPVTQFIRQYREKHGSSVVTVYLPQYIVGHWWENFLHNRRARRLANQLMLVHGVSITLVPWLLDSSELIYGRRSRPLPGQERAGRPVVVAGRRAHRPAGPPSES; via the coding sequence ATGGCGCTGCCGATCTTCGCCTCGGACGCGCTGAGCTCGGTGGCCTACGCCCCGCAGGAGCTCTTGATGATCCTGCTCATCGGCGGCCTCACGTTCCTGTCGTTCACCCCGCTCGTCGCCGCGGCCGTCGTCGTGCTGCTTCTCGTGGTGGTGCTCAGCTACCGGCAGCTCATCAAGGCGTACCCCTCCGGCGGCGGCGACTACGAGGTCGCGTCGAAGAACCTCGGCGAGGTCCCCGGGGTGATCGTGGCCGCGGCCCTCCTCGTCGACTACGTGCTCACGGTGGCCGTGTCGGTCGCGTCGGGGGTGGACAACATCATCTCGGCGGTGCCGGCGCTCGACCCGCTCCGCGTGGAGCTCGCGGTCGGCTTCGTCGTGCTCATCATCATCGTGAACCTCCGCGGCGTGCGGGAGGCGTCGCTCGTGTTCGCGATCCCCACGTACGTGTTCATCGGCTCGGTCGGCGTCATGATCGTCACCGGGCTCGTCCGGACGGCGCTCGGCGACGCCCCGATCGCGTCCAGCGCGGAGTTCGCCGTGCAGGCCGAGAGCCTCAGCCAGGCGGCCGTGCTGCTGCTCATCCTCCGGGCGTTCTCCAGCGGCTGCTCCGCGTTGACCGGAGTCGAGGCCGTGTCGAACGGCGTCCCGGCGTTCCGGGCCCCGAAGGTGCGCAACGCCCAGTCGACCCTCGTGCTCATGGGGACCATCGCGATCTGCCTGTTCTCCGGACTCACCGCCCTCGCCCTCATCGCCGGCGTGCACTACGCCGAGAACCCCTGCGACCTCATCGGGTTCGACTGCACGAACCCGCAGCCGAGCCTCATGGCGCAGATCGCCGCGGCGACGTTCGGCGGCGGCAGCATCCCGTTCTTCATCGTGCAGGCGGCCACGGCCTGCGTGCTGCTGCTCGCGGCGAACACCGCCTTCAACGGCTTCCCCCTGCTCGGCGCCGTGCTCGCCCGCGACGGCTACGCCCCGAAGTCGCTGAACACCCGCGGCGACCGGCTCGTGTTCTCCAACGGCATGATCCTCCTCGGGATCGCCGCGATCGCCGTGCTCGTGGTGTTCCAGGCCCGGTTGACGACGCTGATCCAGCTCTACATCATCGGCGTCTTCGTCTCCTTCTCCCTCGGCCAGATCGGCATGGTGCGGCACTGGCGACGGCTGCTCCGGACACCCGCCCCGCCGAACGGCGACGGCGCCGCCGACCGGCGTTCTGCACGCGTGGGGCTGCTCATCAACTCCGCCGGGGCGACGCTGACCGTCCTCGTGCTCGTGATCGTGACGATCACGAAGTTCACGCACGGCGCCTACCTCGTGTTCTTCGCCATCCCGGTGCTCGCGTTCCTCATGATCGGCGTCAAGCGCTACTACCGGGACGTCGAGCACGAGATCGCCATCGACGACACCACCCGCTTCGGCGCCTCCGGCGACGTCGCCATCGTCCTCGTGAACCACCTGCAGAAGCCGGTCATGAAGGCCATCGACTACGCGATCGCCGCCAAGCACGACAAGACCCTCGCCGTGCACGTGGCCGTGTCGCAGGACGACGCCGCGCGCCTGCAGCAGGAGTGGACCGACCACCTCGTGCCGGTGCCGCTCGTGATCGTCGAGTCGCCGTACCGCTCGTTCGCGCAGCCCGTGACGCAGTTCATCCGGCAGTACCGCGAGAAGCACGGCTCCTCCGTCGTCACGGTCTACCTGCCGCAGTACATCGTGGGGCACTGGTGGGAGAACTTCCTGCACAACCGGCGCGCCCGCCGCCTCGCGAACCAGCTCATGCTCGTGCACGGGGTGTCCATCACCCTGGTGCCGTGGCTGCTCGACTCGTCCGAACTCATCTACGGCCGGCGCTCCCGTCCGCTGCCCGGTCAGGAGCGGGCGGGGCGGCCGGTCGTCGTGGCCGGACGCCGGGCGCACCGCCCCGCCGGGCCGCCGTCCGAGTCCTGA